The following are from one region of the Veillonella nakazawae genome:
- a CDS encoding inverse autotransporter beta domain-containing protein: MKRIVCIALSALLCCVGTAEAEKQQLHNDKGVVSAETDAQTERMKAASEGFHITPAATPDHVIGQGGPLIMDRQDTKTVQYSNVDAVNRAINAVAMSNVSNAMYGAKGKPWMRRTTLSFQFQEGWKPLYSAETIQPLGHYDNTSRDVWFTQQRISRASDTGTTLNVGIGYRRISKDDRRLYGAHLFYDHRFLNRHDRLSAGLEYMSGESEFRFNWYGSASDERVLDANLHTLERVSNGYTLEYGKTFKNARWARVYVEGYHWNQDRQADKNGLRIGSEMQLTPRVSIDMGYNKPEHSSGGAYGKITFRLAGAPMAWYGGKHRLEQSATVRDKMLNLVRRTNTVFVE, translated from the coding sequence ATGAAACGTATTGTGTGTATCGCCTTGAGCGCCCTATTGTGTTGCGTGGGTACAGCTGAGGCAGAAAAACAACAATTACATAATGATAAGGGCGTAGTGTCTGCAGAAACTGATGCTCAAACAGAGCGCATGAAGGCCGCATCAGAGGGCTTTCACATTACGCCTGCTGCCACACCGGACCATGTGATTGGCCAAGGTGGGCCGCTCATCATGGATCGGCAAGATACTAAGACCGTGCAGTATAGCAATGTGGATGCAGTGAACCGCGCCATTAATGCGGTGGCTATGTCCAATGTATCTAATGCTATGTATGGTGCGAAAGGTAAGCCGTGGATGCGACGCACTACACTGAGTTTTCAGTTCCAAGAAGGGTGGAAGCCGTTGTATTCTGCGGAGACTATTCAGCCTCTAGGTCATTACGATAATACCTCTCGTGATGTGTGGTTTACGCAGCAGCGCATTTCTCGCGCCTCTGATACGGGTACTACCCTTAACGTAGGCATTGGGTACCGTCGTATTTCCAAGGACGACCGTCGTCTCTATGGAGCTCATCTATTCTATGACCATCGCTTCTTAAATCGTCACGATCGACTCAGTGCTGGTCTTGAATATATGTCTGGTGAAAGCGAGTTTCGTTTTAACTGGTATGGTTCTGCTTCTGATGAGCGTGTTTTGGATGCGAACCTGCATACCTTAGAGCGAGTATCTAATGGTTATACCTTAGAATATGGTAAAACCTTTAAAAATGCGCGCTGGGCTAGAGTCTATGTTGAAGGCTATCACTGGAACCAGGATCGACAAGCTGATAAGAATGGTTTGCGCATAGGCTCTGAGATGCAACTGACGCCGCGTGTATCTATAGATATGGGGTATAATAAACCGGAACATAGCTCTGGCGGTGCATATGGTAAAATTACGTTCCGTTTAGCGGGAGCTCCGATGGCTTGGTATGGTGGCAAGCATCGTTTAGAACAATCTGCAACGGTTCGCGATAAAATGCTCAACCTCGTAAGACGAACTAATACGGTTTTTGTTGAATAA
- a CDS encoding autotransporter domain-containing protein gives MKRMCKAKLSLAIALTIASSVGQYAMAGSTLVTSPTGAYITANNGGKFTAGEMTNYVSTIEADTGSTVSIDKAVANVGYNDKPFISSKGGSTVTLKEGVYDVHNVSTPIAVAQGGTVNIGVDGNKGNFIGNDLSLVGDVIVKSDPNHASEINIGIIGKESLWDGLAFNLADKDAKHPSHINVFLGDYGSWELFYQGGLHEGKLDGGTQPSHVHRLVGSNNRNYANMVTQSEHNKLYVDKLEGHVNFIYDPNDEGGDTEDPSYQPPTKTYNGVTPDSFWGGDIHITSAAPGAAAHVYTTQKGLDMSSEENVNKILDNLAHKMYYHNYVNGERNLQGTVAIASDGSESGRFTVITSGHAKEGDITWQADKDGQGKYVYGENKPAPKPEVKPEPAPAPKPEVKPEPAPAPKPEVKPIPKPEVKPTPKPEVKPAPVPDRNSHIHVIMGDFDTPHMRGARSAIMSNINGWRTLTDNMYRPRVLQQGEPTGIWARVGGGKYSFNATGIDTDTTYTRIQGGYDAKTSSGWTVGGQVSYLRGNDDYVFNGTGKEKAFAVGAYGLKDLGNNQYIHIESQVGRASNDFTVRNEIGESLSGETKANAYSIGARYGKTVKLSNGTYIEPQAQLSYTHFGGDSFNAGSMHVDQSGVSSTAGGIGLEIGKNFGAGNIYTRVGVNHAFSGTVKTSYTSGVTTKYTSEDIKGTWTDLAFGGRYGFNANNSIFGDISTGLSGDYKAGWSVNAGFTHKF, from the coding sequence ATGAAACGCATGTGTAAAGCGAAATTATCCTTAGCAATTGCTCTGACGATTGCTAGCTCTGTAGGTCAGTATGCAATGGCAGGGAGTACATTAGTTACTTCACCTACTGGTGCATATATTACTGCAAATAATGGTGGGAAGTTTACGGCTGGTGAAATGACAAACTACGTATCTACGATTGAGGCAGATACTGGTAGTACAGTCAGCATTGATAAAGCAGTGGCTAATGTTGGCTATAATGATAAGCCTTTTATTAGCAGTAAAGGTGGCAGTACTGTTACTCTTAAGGAAGGCGTTTATGATGTTCATAATGTGAGCACCCCTATTGCAGTAGCTCAAGGTGGTACTGTTAATATTGGCGTAGACGGTAACAAAGGTAATTTTATCGGTAACGACTTATCTTTAGTTGGTGATGTTATCGTTAAAAGCGACCCAAATCATGCGTCCGAGATTAATATTGGAATCATTGGTAAAGAATCTCTTTGGGACGGTTTAGCCTTTAATTTAGCAGATAAAGATGCAAAGCATCCAAGTCATATCAATGTATTCCTTGGTGACTATGGTTCTTGGGAGCTTTTCTATCAAGGTGGCTTGCATGAAGGTAAATTAGATGGTGGTACGCAACCTAGCCATGTACATCGACTTGTAGGTTCTAATAACCGTAACTATGCGAACATGGTAACCCAAAGTGAGCATAATAAACTCTATGTAGATAAGCTGGAAGGTCATGTAAACTTTATTTATGACCCTAATGATGAAGGTGGCGATACTGAGGATCCAAGCTATCAACCACCAACTAAAACCTATAATGGTGTGACTCCAGATTCTTTCTGGGGTGGGGATATTCACATTACAAGTGCGGCTCCTGGTGCGGCTGCTCATGTATATACGACTCAAAAAGGTCTAGACATGTCTTCCGAAGAGAATGTAAATAAGATCTTAGATAATTTGGCACATAAGATGTATTATCATAACTATGTAAATGGTGAAAGAAACCTTCAAGGCACAGTAGCTATTGCATCTGATGGTTCTGAATCTGGTCGTTTTACAGTCATCACTTCTGGTCATGCTAAAGAAGGTGACATTACTTGGCAAGCAGATAAAGATGGTCAAGGTAAATACGTATATGGTGAAAATAAACCGGCTCCGAAACCAGAGGTAAAACCAGAGCCAGCTCCGGCACCAAAACCAGAAGTAAAACCAGAACCGGCTCCAGCGCCTAAGCCGGAAGTTAAACCGATTCCTAAACCAGAGGTAAAACCGACTCCTAAACCAGAAGTGAAACCAGCTCCAGTACCAGACCGTAATTCTCACATTCATGTTATCATGGGTGATTTTGATACACCTCATATGCGCGGCGCTCGTTCTGCCATCATGAGTAATATCAACGGTTGGAGAACATTGACAGATAATATGTATCGTCCACGCGTATTGCAACAAGGCGAACCAACAGGTATCTGGGCTCGCGTTGGGGGCGGTAAATACAGCTTCAATGCAACAGGTATCGACACAGATACTACATATACACGCATTCAAGGTGGTTACGATGCTAAAACTAGCAGCGGTTGGACTGTTGGTGGCCAAGTTTCTTACCTTCGTGGTAACGATGATTACGTATTCAACGGTACTGGCAAAGAAAAAGCCTTTGCGGTTGGTGCGTATGGCTTGAAAGATCTTGGTAACAACCAATACATCCACATTGAGTCTCAAGTAGGCCGTGCTTCTAACGACTTCACTGTTCGCAATGAAATTGGTGAAAGCCTTTCTGGCGAGACTAAAGCTAATGCATACTCTATCGGTGCACGCTATGGTAAAACTGTGAAGCTTTCAAATGGTACATACATTGAACCGCAAGCACAATTGAGCTACACTCACTTCGGTGGTGACAGCTTCAATGCTGGCAGCATGCATGTAGATCAATCTGGTGTGAGCAGTACTGCAGGTGGTATTGGCCTTGAAATCGGTAAAAACTTCGGTGCAGGTAATATCTATACTCGCGTTGGTGTAAACCATGCCTTCTCTGGCACAGTAAAAACTAGTTACACAAGTGGTGTTACGACTAAATACACATCCGAAGACATTAAAGGTACTTGGACAGATCTCGCATTTGGTGGCCGCTATGGCTTCAATGCAAACAACAGTATCTTTGGTGATATTAGTACAGGTCTATCTGGCGACTATAAAGCTGGTTGGTCTGTAAATGCAGGATTTACACATAAATTCTAA
- a CDS encoding autotransporter outer membrane beta-barrel domain-containing protein, translated as MKGSNKILLSAVMMTLLSSTMAMPVTWAAAGINSDGRIFATTADSKFESTGDTTANGVVASDGGQVTIGSLDTPDASQLPKRYRQPAFITGMLNNSSIQVDGGIMDVTTAPWKSPYPVAFAYNSKINLGIDDAGTVKHKVFNMQGDVLVSDKMMPPYQEQQPSVINIGLGRAHNSPNQFSGKAVNTLEDKGGEINMTFDGGMWSHDYMGGLESFKIDGKTERSSINNLTGTRTREGFSRIAQDSRSDIHVNKLDGHINVIYDMSDSTGLNFAKQGSKKNGLDPADIEGGNFIVKSAATGSGVHGYVTGDHFDTSSESNVNKILDNLAHKFYYENYVKGERNLSGTVSIASKGIVSSYKKALTTDQKEGDITWKDGNGQGSYVVPEPKPTPTPDPKPVTPVTPDPKPVTPVTPDPKPVTPVTPDPKPVTPVTPDPKPVTPVTPDPKPVTPVTPDPKPVTPVTPDPKPVTPVTPDPKPVTPVTPNPKPVTPVTPAPKPVNPNPVIRGAYDTPHMRGIRSAVVGNINAWRTLADDMYRPRVLQQGEPTGIWARIGGGKYSYSGSGIDTAIDYTRIQGGYDAKISRGWTVGGQVSYLRGSEDYVFDGSGKVKSFSVGAYGLKDLGKDQYVHVETQVGRVSNDFTARNEIGEAMSGDTKSNAYSIGVRYGKTLKYANGFYVEPQAQLNFTHFGGRNFNVGNVSVNQSSVNSTSGKIGLELGKQFGNGNLYTRFAAGHAFTGNVKTAFASGSVMKLTEQDLKGTWTELAFGGRYGFNSNNSVFADVATGLSGDYQADWGVNAGFTHKF; from the coding sequence ATGAAAGGTAGTAATAAGATTTTATTGTCTGCTGTTATGATGACCTTATTGTCATCTACGATGGCTATGCCTGTTACATGGGCTGCAGCAGGTATTAATTCTGATGGACGTATTTTTGCAACTACTGCTGATAGTAAATTTGAAAGTACAGGTGATACGACTGCGAATGGTGTAGTCGCATCTGATGGTGGTCAAGTTACAATTGGCTCTTTGGACACTCCTGATGCATCTCAATTGCCTAAACGCTATCGTCAACCAGCTTTCATTACAGGCATGCTAAATAACAGTTCCATCCAAGTAGATGGCGGGATTATGGACGTGACTACTGCACCATGGAAGTCTCCATATCCAGTAGCGTTTGCATATAATAGTAAAATTAATCTCGGCATTGATGATGCGGGTACTGTAAAACACAAAGTGTTTAATATGCAAGGTGATGTGCTGGTATCTGATAAAATGATGCCTCCGTATCAAGAACAGCAACCATCTGTGATCAATATCGGCCTAGGCCGTGCGCATAATAGCCCTAACCAATTTTCTGGCAAAGCTGTGAATACCTTAGAGGATAAGGGCGGCGAAATCAACATGACCTTTGATGGTGGCATGTGGAGCCATGATTACATGGGTGGCTTGGAATCTTTCAAAATTGATGGTAAAACGGAACGCAGTAGTATTAATAACCTCACAGGCACTCGTACGCGTGAAGGTTTCAGCCGTATTGCGCAAGATTCTCGCAGCGACATTCATGTAAATAAATTGGACGGCCATATCAATGTTATTTATGACATGAGTGATAGCACGGGCTTGAACTTCGCTAAACAAGGCTCCAAGAAAAATGGTCTTGATCCGGCTGATATCGAGGGTGGTAACTTCATCGTGAAATCCGCTGCGACTGGCTCTGGCGTACATGGCTATGTAACAGGTGATCATTTCGATACTTCTTCTGAAAGCAATGTAAACAAGATTTTAGATAACTTAGCCCACAAGTTCTATTATGAAAACTATGTAAAAGGTGAAAGAAACCTTTCTGGTACTGTATCCATCGCTTCTAAAGGTATCGTGTCTAGTTACAAAAAAGCGTTGACTACAGACCAAAAAGAAGGGGATATTACATGGAAAGATGGTAATGGTCAAGGCTCCTATGTAGTGCCAGAACCAAAACCTACACCGACTCCAGATCCTAAACCAGTTACGCCAGTAACTCCAGATCCAAAACCAGTTACACCAGTAACTCCAGATCCAAAACCAGTTACGCCTGTAACTCCGGATCCAAAACCAGTTACACCAGTAACTCCGGACCCTAAACCAGTTACGCCTGTAACTCCAGACCCTAAACCAGTTACGCCTGTGACTCCAGATCCTAAACCAGTTACACCAGTGACTCCAGATCCAAAACCAGTTACGCCAGTAACTCCGGATCCAAAACCAGTTACACCTGTAACTCCGAATCCAAAACCAGTTACACCTGTAACACCAGCGCCTAAACCAGTAAATCCTAATCCTGTTATTCGTGGTGCTTATGATACACCTCATATGCGTGGTATTCGTTCTGCTGTAGTAGGTAATATCAACGCATGGCGTACATTAGCTGACGATATGTATCGTCCTCGTGTATTGCAACAAGGTGAACCAACTGGTATTTGGGCTCGCATCGGTGGCGGTAAATACAGCTACTCTGGCAGTGGTATCGACACAGCTATAGATTATACACGCATTCAAGGCGGTTATGATGCTAAAATCAGCCGTGGTTGGACTGTAGGTGGTCAAGTATCTTACCTTCGCGGTTCTGAAGACTATGTATTCGATGGTTCCGGCAAGGTGAAATCCTTCTCCGTAGGTGCGTATGGTTTGAAAGACCTTGGCAAAGATCAATATGTACATGTAGAAACTCAAGTTGGTCGCGTATCTAATGACTTCACAGCTCGAAATGAAATCGGTGAAGCTATGTCTGGCGATACAAAATCCAATGCGTATAGCATCGGTGTTCGTTATGGTAAAACATTGAAATATGCTAATGGTTTCTATGTAGAACCACAAGCACAATTGAACTTTACACACTTCGGTGGCCGTAACTTCAATGTAGGTAATGTATCTGTTAACCAATCTAGTGTAAACAGCACTTCTGGTAAAATCGGCCTTGAATTGGGTAAACAATTTGGCAATGGTAACCTTTATACACGTTTTGCAGCAGGTCATGCTTTCACAGGCAATGTAAAAACTGCATTCGCTAGCGGTAGTGTTATGAAATTAACAGAGCAAGACCTTAAAGGTACTTGGACTGAACTTGCTTTCGGCGGCCGTTATGGCTTTAATAGCAACAATAGCGTATTTGCTGACGTTGCCACAGGTTTGTCTGGTGACTACCAAGCAGACTGGGGCGTAAACGCAGGTTTCACACATAAGTTCTAA
- a CDS encoding Tat pathway signal protein, with the protein MRKFLYMLAALLVLIGINTHDVEARTDVYATTYNGNSWYVDQDSVKRVGDVLNFTVYTTSGLSYKVTSSDNNYYNADVFYYNNKLVSDNGQSVWKSPGMMAAMRVARR; encoded by the coding sequence ATGCGTAAATTCTTATATATGTTAGCAGCTCTGCTCGTGTTGATCGGCATTAATACACATGATGTAGAAGCTCGTACAGATGTGTATGCTACCACTTATAACGGTAATAGCTGGTATGTAGACCAAGACTCTGTGAAGAGAGTAGGGGATGTACTTAATTTCACGGTATATACGACATCTGGCCTTAGCTATAAGGTAACATCTAGCGATAATAACTATTACAATGCAGATGTATTCTACTATAACAATAAACTCGTTTCAGACAACGGCCAATCCGTTTGGAAATCCCCAGGCATGATGGCGGCTATGCGCGTAGCACGTAGATAA
- a CDS encoding YadA-like family protein, protein MNHAKKLQLLAVLGVLTISSASLVQAADIPVVSTGGATYNIGLQGWSSFTNSDNVHLGGQTGAANSDPYSHAGDPNAKGNNIAIGRIALNGSQGGGNVALGAKTFLEGKGDYNFLGNFAAGFKSTISDTIAVGYFAGAGSEGNKNVWLGASQAGGSKGNNTVLIGSNSTVNGNFNYGMGHGVIFKGDKNSAIGAYNKIEGNQSGAFGVGTYNVDTVKGDNSYSVGNNNQVSANNTFVVGNNVKTSLDNAVVLGNNSTAESSDVVSTPSYTYNNGVTERFAGTAPVSTVSVGATGQERTITHVAAGRITADSTDAVNGSQLYGTNQQIDVLHRDVRHVEKESNRGDARAAALAALHPLQFDPDHKVQVMGGYGHYKGENALALGVGYYPKENLLLTAGTTVSGDLMTNVGVSYKFGENKTLPKISPASYNALEQRVDTLEAQNKKLQETVDMLVQKLNEK, encoded by the coding sequence ATGAATCACGCAAAGAAACTACAATTATTAGCAGTACTCGGAGTTTTGACTATATCTTCGGCAAGCTTGGTTCAAGCTGCAGATATTCCTGTTGTTTCCACTGGGGGTGCCACTTATAACATTGGTTTACAAGGTTGGTCATCTTTCACTAACTCAGATAATGTACATCTTGGTGGTCAAACTGGGGCGGCTAATAGCGATCCCTATTCCCATGCAGGGGATCCAAATGCAAAGGGTAATAATATTGCCATCGGTCGTATTGCTTTGAATGGTTCTCAAGGCGGTGGCAATGTAGCATTAGGTGCTAAAACCTTCTTAGAAGGTAAAGGTGACTATAACTTCTTAGGTAACTTTGCGGCAGGCTTTAAATCAACTATTTCGGATACAATTGCGGTAGGTTATTTTGCAGGAGCTGGCTCTGAAGGTAATAAAAACGTATGGCTCGGCGCTTCTCAAGCTGGCGGTAGTAAGGGGAATAACACTGTATTAATCGGTTCTAACTCTACAGTAAATGGTAATTTTAACTATGGCATGGGTCATGGTGTTATCTTTAAAGGCGATAAGAACTCCGCTATTGGTGCATATAACAAGATTGAAGGCAACCAATCTGGCGCCTTTGGTGTAGGTACATATAATGTAGATACTGTTAAGGGGGATAACTCATACAGTGTGGGTAATAATAACCAAGTCAGTGCGAATAATACATTCGTAGTGGGTAATAATGTGAAAACATCGCTAGATAATGCCGTTGTATTAGGTAATAATTCTACTGCTGAAAGTAGTGATGTAGTGAGCACTCCTAGTTATACCTACAATAATGGTGTTACTGAAAGATTCGCTGGTACTGCTCCTGTGTCTACTGTATCTGTTGGTGCGACAGGTCAAGAACGCACTATCACTCATGTTGCAGCAGGTCGTATTACGGCGGATTCTACAGATGCGGTTAACGGCTCCCAGTTATATGGTACAAACCAACAAATTGATGTATTGCATCGCGATGTACGCCACGTGGAAAAAGAATCCAACCGCGGTGATGCTCGCGCCGCAGCACTAGCTGCATTACATCCACTACAATTTGATCCTGACCACAAGGTTCAAGTTATGGGTGGCTATGGTCACTACAAGGGCGAAAATGCATTGGCTCTTGGCGTAGGTTACTATCCGAAAGAAAACCTACTTCTTACAGCAGGTACAACTGTAAGTGGTGATTTGATGACTAATGTAGGCGTATCCTATAAATTTGGTGAAAATAAAACATTGCCTAAGATTTCCCCTGCATCCTATAACGCATTGGAACAACGGGTAGATACATTAGAAGCACAAAACAAAAAACTACAAGAAACAGTAGATATGCTTGTGCAAAAACTTAATGAAAAATAG
- a CDS encoding S-layer homology domain-containing protein, with amino-acid sequence MVASAADNVAGAGSGVAIGTGSNAQRDGVVAIGKGAHTNYAGGSGYAKVNGDVVIGENATTHSYYDQSGSVAIGKNAYVENTIGRQEKLFAFNQTTFNTFGMGSLPQQPDKVVTGVAIGDNTYVRTGGTMIGSHNYRGKIGDITVNTDTYAEKRKAGLGLYSTTLGSNSFTNGTVATTTGALNVISSNYDGNNIANATRNFGATINGSLNSIESATAANNYSGLSNTVVGTANRTNNSNGSLIFGAGNEITNSITDIDAGAITPGLFGGPSSVTKLSEDVRNLVKDNKSGGSTLAIGGGNKADYTQLTSMTGVNNTVTGTAGNVAKLNYVTGYNNTITNASNNIVMGNDHTITADNTIAIGGLSSGETRSVANTTTIGYDAKASVEGGVALGYKSNATVDKGAAGYDISTKAASTDTSSTWKATAAAVSVGDVANDVTRQITSVAAGTNDTDAVNVAQLKKVETKISTVEADAKKHTTVVAGANTTVTSGTNANGGAEYKVSVNKDLVEMNSANFGKATDDVRARIDKDSARFFNGSENIGITPKGVQIENTDTLEQAKFDKYGMYASEGDKTVYYTTTGISAGDQIINNVKAGVADTDAVNVSQLKRVQDQIAASTSVTTVTAGDHIKVTPTVNGNTHDYKVSLADDIADQITNNTTNITKNTNDIKNIKGDLSKMDKRVNKSVAGAAALAALHPLDFDPDAKWDFAAGYGHYRSGDAAAIGAFYRPNEDVQLSVGSTVGSDETVFNAGLSVKVGAHSGVSRSRVAIGKEVLALKKTVAEQNAQIQKLTALLNGVAGTKMKADHTTLFPDIPTNHWAYEAVSDLSRRGLVEGYPDGTFGGDRMLTRYEFAQIVYRAIQDGVTVNDRLVTEFSPEMALFRVDTVAKNAKGEATIERVRVNKK; translated from the coding sequence ATGGTAGCTAGCGCTGCAGATAATGTAGCTGGGGCAGGTAGTGGCGTAGCTATTGGCACAGGCTCTAATGCTCAAAGAGATGGAGTAGTTGCTATCGGTAAAGGTGCACACACCAATTATGCTGGCGGGTCTGGCTATGCTAAAGTTAATGGTGATGTAGTTATCGGTGAAAATGCAACAACCCATAGTTATTATGATCAATCTGGCTCAGTAGCTATTGGTAAGAATGCATATGTAGAAAATACGATTGGTCGACAAGAAAAGTTATTTGCGTTTAATCAAACAACTTTTAATACTTTTGGTATGGGAAGTCTTCCACAACAGCCAGATAAAGTTGTTACTGGTGTAGCAATAGGTGATAATACGTATGTTCGTACTGGTGGTACCATGATTGGGTCTCATAACTATCGTGGGAAAATCGGTGATATTACTGTCAATACTGACACTTACGCAGAAAAGCGTAAAGCTGGACTAGGCTTATATTCAACAACATTAGGCTCAAATAGCTTTACCAATGGTACTGTTGCAACTACTACAGGTGCTTTAAATGTTATTTCCAGCAATTATGATGGCAATAATATTGCTAATGCAACTAGAAATTTTGGAGCTACTATTAATGGCTCTTTAAACTCTATTGAGTCCGCTACAGCTGCTAATAACTATTCTGGATTAAGCAACACTGTTGTTGGTACTGCTAATAGAACCAATAATTCTAATGGTTCTTTAATTTTCGGTGCAGGTAACGAAATTACTAACTCTATTACTGATATAGATGCGGGTGCAATAACACCAGGTCTTTTTGGAGGTCCATCCTCTGTAACTAAATTATCAGAAGATGTGCGTAATTTAGTAAAAGATAATAAATCTGGTGGATCTACCTTAGCTATTGGTGGCGGCAATAAAGCTGATTACACACAATTGACATCAATGACAGGTGTTAATAATACTGTTACAGGCACTGCTGGTAATGTTGCAAAATTGAATTACGTAACTGGGTACAATAATACAATTACTAATGCATCTAATAATATTGTAATGGGTAACGATCATACCATTACTGCTGATAATACAATTGCTATAGGCGGACTTTCTTCTGGCGAAACACGCTCTGTTGCCAATACAACAACTATTGGTTATGATGCAAAAGCTTCTGTTGAAGGCGGTGTAGCTCTTGGTTATAAATCTAATGCGACAGTAGATAAAGGTGCAGCTGGTTATGATATTAGTACCAAAGCAGCATCTACTGATACAAGTTCCACATGGAAAGCGACTGCAGCAGCTGTATCCGTTGGTGATGTAGCTAATGATGTAACACGTCAAATTACATCTGTTGCAGCTGGTACAAATGATACTGATGCAGTAAATGTAGCGCAACTTAAAAAGGTAGAAACTAAAATCTCTACTGTTGAAGCAGATGCTAAAAAACATACTACTGTAGTAGCTGGTGCTAATACGACTGTAACATCTGGTACAAATGCTAATGGCGGTGCAGAATACAAAGTATCTGTAAACAAAGACTTAGTAGAAATGAACTCTGCTAACTTCGGCAAAGCAACTGACGACGTTCGTGCTCGTATCGATAAAGACAGTGCTCGCTTCTTTAACGGTAGCGAAAATATCGGTATTACACCTAAGGGTGTTCAAATCGAAAATACAGATACCTTAGAACAAGCAAAATTCGATAAATACGGTATGTACGCAAGTGAAGGGGACAAAACAGTTTACTACACTACAACTGGTATCAGCGCTGGCGATCAAATCATTAACAATGTAAAAGCCGGTGTAGCAGATACTGATGCGGTTAATGTATCTCAACTTAAACGCGTACAAGATCAAATTGCAGCATCTACTAGTGTTACAACTGTAACAGCTGGTGACCATATTAAGGTAACACCAACTGTAAATGGTAATACTCACGACTACAAGGTATCTCTTGCAGACGATATTGCAGACCAAATTACAAATAACACAACAAATATCACTAAAAATACAAATGATATCAAAAATATCAAAGGTGACTTATCCAAGATGGATAAACGCGTCAATAAATCTGTAGCAGGTGCAGCAGCGTTAGCAGCATTGCATCCACTTGATTTCGACCCAGATGCTAAATGGGACTTCGCTGCAGGTTATGGTCATTACCGCAGTGGTGATGCGGCAGCTATCGGCGCTTTCTACCGTCCTAACGAAGACGTACAACTTAGCGTAGGTTCTACTGTAGGCAGTGATGAAACAGTATTCAATGCTGGTTTATCTGTGAAAGTAGGGGCTCATAGCGGTGTATCTCGATCTCGTGTAGCGATTGGCAAAGAAGTATTAGCCCTTAAGAAAACTGTAGCTGAACAAAATGCTCAAATTCAAAAATTGACTGCATTGTTGAACGGCGTTGCTGGTACTAAGATGAAAGCCGATCACACAACATTGTTCCCAGATATCCCTACAAATCACTGGGCATATGAAGCTGTAAGCGATTTATCCCGCCGTGGTCTTGTAGAAGGCTATCCAGATGGCACATTCGGTGGTGACCGTATGTTAACACGTTATGAATTTGCTCAAATCGTATACCGTGCCATTCAAGACGGCGTAACAGTTAATGATCGCCTAGTAACAGAATTTAGCCCTGAAATGGCTTTGTTCCGTGTTGATACTGTAGCTAAAAATGCTAAAGGTGAAGCAACAATCGAACGCGTTCGTGTTAATAAAAAATAA